The following proteins are co-located in the candidate division WOR-3 bacterium genome:
- a CDS encoding tetratricopeptide repeat protein, translating into MKQDFQDLLELSDFYILSQRFEEALKVLKKAEKINKLNPKLYYNFGIAYEALNERENAQASYRLALKLNPDFKSAQEHLDRLIER; encoded by the coding sequence ATGAAACAGGACTTTCAGGATTTACTCGAGTTGAGTGATTTTTATATCCTGAGTCAACGATTTGAGGAAGCCCTCAAGGTATTGAAGAAAGCGGAAAAAATCAACAAGCTTAACCCGAAACTCTATTATAACTTCGGGATCGCCTACGAAGCCCTGAATGAAAGAGAAAACGCCCAGGCATCTTATCGTCTGGCGTTGAAACTCAATCCTGATTTCAAATCCGCTCAGGAACACCTCGACAGGTTGATCGAAAGATGA
- a CDS encoding TrkA family potassium uptake protein, whose translation EMAEKLAESLASPKIFDFIELSKTHGIIEMVAPKKLVNKTLAELKLRTKYKVSVIAIKRKLPYSKPDGSTDFKEEIIIGPGPDDELISGDILILLGNNNDLEKVEKL comes from the coding sequence GGAAATGGCGGAAAAACTGGCGGAGAGTCTTGCCAGTCCCAAGATATTCGACTTCATCGAGCTTTCCAAAACCCATGGTATCATCGAGATGGTGGCGCCCAAAAAACTCGTCAACAAAACACTCGCCGAACTGAAACTGCGCACCAAATACAAGGTGAGTGTTATCGCGATAAAGAGAAAACTGCCTTATTCAAAACCCGACGGTTCCACGGATTTTAAAGAAGAAATCATCATCGGACCGGGACCTGATGATGAATTGATCTCCGGTGACATCCTTATCCTTCTGGGCAATAACAACGACCTTGAAAAGGTTGAAAAACTATGA